A region of Myxococcus stipitatus DSM 14675 DNA encodes the following proteins:
- a CDS encoding flavin monoamine oxidase family protein codes for MLGSSEGVAHPRGREVDVAVVGAGLSGLSAARMLARAGRSVVVLEARDRVGGRTLNQRTVGNRQVDGGGQWVGGSQTRVMALADELGIQRVAQHEAGLRVACVQGTRVTFEKEVPGAETLHVQAVLEGLSRQVPLEAPWSAPGAALLDARSVADWLQANNVGEEARGAVAGTIGTTLSARPENISLLWFLFYLRSAGGFTALNEDAQQYRLEGGAQALSLRLAEALAGSVVLGAPVRRIKGWCTDSVVIHSDAGTVRARRAIVAMMPRDVQRIDFTPELPRSREALQRYWGASAGFKVHLVFDRPFWRDEGLAGVGFTDSGVVELTFDSTPADGSVGVLLAFVSPEAARLPATVRRARVIEDVTKLFGEQARVPRDYLEQDWARETWSAGCVSPLPPGLMSSWGSALKAPAGRIHWAGTETSGVWCGYLDGAIRAGERAAAEVLSLL; via the coding sequence GCACGGATGCTCGCTCGTGCGGGGCGCAGCGTCGTGGTGCTCGAAGCGCGCGACAGGGTGGGCGGCCGCACCTTGAACCAGCGCACCGTGGGGAATCGCCAGGTCGATGGGGGTGGACAGTGGGTGGGGGGGAGTCAGACACGGGTCATGGCGCTCGCGGATGAGCTGGGCATCCAGCGGGTCGCGCAGCACGAGGCCGGGCTTCGCGTCGCCTGCGTCCAAGGCACACGCGTCACGTTCGAGAAGGAGGTTCCCGGTGCGGAGACGCTGCACGTCCAGGCGGTGCTGGAGGGCTTGTCGCGGCAGGTTCCGCTCGAGGCGCCGTGGAGTGCTCCGGGCGCCGCGCTGCTGGATGCGCGGAGCGTCGCGGACTGGCTCCAGGCGAACAACGTCGGGGAGGAGGCGCGAGGCGCCGTGGCCGGGACGATCGGAACCACGCTGAGCGCCCGCCCCGAGAACATCTCCCTGCTCTGGTTCCTCTTCTACCTGCGCTCCGCGGGAGGCTTCACGGCGCTCAACGAGGACGCGCAGCAGTACCGGCTGGAGGGCGGCGCCCAGGCCCTCTCGCTGCGGCTCGCGGAGGCGCTCGCGGGCAGCGTCGTGCTGGGGGCACCCGTTCGCCGCATCAAGGGCTGGTGCACGGACTCCGTGGTGATTCACTCCGACGCGGGCACGGTGCGCGCACGCCGCGCCATCGTCGCGATGATGCCAAGGGACGTGCAGCGCATCGACTTCACGCCCGAGCTTCCACGCTCGCGGGAGGCGCTCCAGCGGTACTGGGGCGCGAGCGCGGGCTTCAAGGTGCACCTCGTCTTCGACCGTCCTTTCTGGCGAGACGAGGGGCTCGCGGGGGTGGGCTTCACGGACTCAGGGGTGGTGGAGTTGACGTTCGACAGCACACCGGCGGATGGCTCGGTGGGCGTCTTGCTGGCCTTCGTGAGTCCCGAGGCGGCGCGACTGCCCGCGACTGTGCGGCGTGCGCGTGTCATCGAGGATGTCACGAAGCTCTTTGGCGAGCAGGCGCGCGTGCCTCGGGACTACCTCGAGCAGGACTGGGCGCGCGAGACATGGAGCGCGGGCTGCGTCTCTCCCCTGCCTCCGGGGCTGATGTCGTCGTGGGGCAGTGCGCTCAAGGCCCCCGCGGGGCGCATCCACTGGGCGGGCACGGAGACATCGGGAGTCTGGTGTGGCTATCTCGACGGAGCCATTCGCGCGGGCGAGCGCGCCGCGGCCGAGGTGCTGTCGCTGCTCTGA